TCACTGATGGGAGGTGAGGGGGTCCTGTTGGATGCACACCATGCAAGACAGGGTTCCACTCCTTGAGTTTCTCTctccatctctttttttttttttttttggcttgggGCTCCAAAATCCCTCCTATTCATTGCTATTTACACATGGTTTGACGTGAGACTGATGCCCCCTCCTCCCTTCCACCCATGGCTTGTAGGCTCACACTGCTGCAGGGTCTGTGGGTGGCAGAACCTTCTCGACCCGCCTGGGGACCTCTGAAagttttttgggttggtttttttatgtAATTTCCGAAGGCTTCAGCAGTTAAACACCGGGTGAGTCAGCTCGAGGTGAAGGCAAAGCTATTGCACGGAGCTTGCAGAGGCCCTGGCTGGCTCCTGCTCCAAGCGGGAGGGATGGCCTTGTCTTTGGTGAGAGTTGTGCCGCTGACCCAGCGCCACGTCCTGCTGGCCCCGTGGCCACCCCGTGTCCAGGCCGGGTGGCCAGGGGCGAGAACCGAGCGAGAGCGCCTCGATTCTTGCGCTTCCACTTCCAACACAGCGCGGGGGTGGCTCTGAAAAGCGCCCTCGGGACCGGTCCAGAGGTCACCCAGCAGGGTGAGAGACCCTCCCGCCTCGTTGCATGCCCAGCAGGCGCTCGGGCACCGCGCCGTGCCCAGCTCAAGAGCTCCAGCCCCCTCCCCGGCTGCCCCGCCGCGCGTGGATGGCATCGCGTCCTCTCCCCCCTGCGCTCCTAAAAAATAAATGCGGGTGCTGTTTGTGACTTTTAGCAGTGGAGGATCTTCATGAAAGCCTTGCGAAACTCGATGTTGAAGGTGGTGTAGATAATCGGGTTGACAGCGCTGTTGACATAGCCGAGCCACGTGAAGGCGCTGTACATGGCCGGCGGGATGTTGCAGTCGCAGTGCATGTTCAGGATGTGAGTGATGAAGAAGGGGAGCCAGCAGATGATGAAGACACctgggggggggaaaaaaagcagagaggAGGGTTTTGATTGCTGAAAGCTGGGCAGATTCTCAGCAAGGCTCTCTTTGGTGGAAGGGGAATTTATTTCCTGGAGGAATATATTTGTGTTTGCGTGCTCAGTGTCCTGGTCTGCGTTCTGCCCTGGTACTAAAGAACTCCTCTGCTCGTGGAACAGCCCAGACACAGCAGAAACTCTGCCCTTCAAgggtgccagctctgctgagctctgctgccttttgCCCCAGCAAGCCCAGGAGCTCTCCCCCATTTTGGGAGCTCAGATGCCCCCGAGAGGGGCAGCTTTGGGCACCCTtagtgcagcactgccagctgtgcgtggctggggagcagggaccctcccctgggcagccctttGCCTGCTCTCCTCTCATGTGTGACGGGAAATGGGTTCTCAGGGGGTTGGGAAATCAGCCTGCAGGGCACACGGGCACTGGGATttctgcagggagcccagggcagccagggcacgCTCTCACCGAGCACGATGGCCAGCATCTGCGTGgctttcttctccttctgctgggacagttTCCTCCTGATCACGGCCTTGAGCAAGTTCCTCGTCTTGCCGTTGGGCAGGGAGTGGATCTCGAAGACCTTGGCTGTGTGGTGGGATTCTTTGGCGTGGCCGTTCTTCTCCaccttcccagggctgctcaggggtgCCTGCAGGGTAGAGTTGTTGCCCCGATTAGAAGCAACTGGCACAATCAACTGGTGGTTACTTGGTGCTGTGGGTTTGAGGGCCGTTTTCTCAGGGGGACTGGTACTGGACACCATCTCCATTTCCATCTCTTCTATGTGACTCTCTGCCTCCTGGACAAGAATCAAATGTCCACAACATAATGACAGGTAAATACACAGAGAGGAGCAACGAGCATTCCTTACAGAGTGAAGCTGGATGATGCTGGAGAACAGTCAGTCCCTcgtctccctccctgcctggcgCCTGCAGAaagggctgtgctgtgtttggGTGTTCTGGGCAGGTGGGATGGACAGAGCTGCACTGGAGGATTCTCCTTTTGGGCACAAAGAGGCTCAGAAATGGGGGAGACGCTGTCTCCACTCTCTACAGATTTTATTCAGGTTTTCAGAATGCAAATGGATAAAAATGGAATCGacaaccaaaacccaacaaagccAATGCAGTCCAAGATTTAAATAacagagaggagaaggaaatcaAAGGCACAAAAATGTTCAAATGCCGTGGCTTTTAGAGCTGATCTTTCGGTGAGCTTAATCTGGCTTTGTGAGCTCTGTGAGCTTAAACCCCCTGCTTCACTCCAAGGAATGGGAAGACTATTTAAATTTTGAGATTGAACGGTAACCTTTGCTCTGAGGTTTATTTTTCTCCCACCCTACATAAATTAACCTCGTGTcctgagggagaaggggaaggcTGAAGGCTCTGGAAAGCTCCCACTTCTCTTTTAACACTCACCACTTTGCGCTTATTAACTTGGAAGCTCCCATTGGACTTCACAATAACTGTGCAGAGCTTGACGTCTTCTGGATGAGTGCATTTGTCCTAAGGGGCAAGCACCAGCTCAGAGGTTACACAGGCAGAGAGGGGTCGGGAGGGGAAGCTGGTAAGGGAGGCACGTGGGAATACAAAGGGATGAATCAGGAGCTGAGGTGCCGAGCAGGGTGGAGAACTGATGGAGAACTGcgctggaggagcagggatggaggccACGAAGctctgctgtgtttgtgtgtccCTGCGTCGCTGCctcctctgcaggcagcacggtTTGGAGCTGGAGCAcggccctggctgtgctgcctgtgctgccagagccctgctTGACAAGAGGAgtcacagcccagctgggctccctGACacgcagctcctgcagggacgGGCTGGTCCTGCAGAGCTGTCCTtcccagggaggagctgtgcACCCCAGGCACTGCCACCGAGCCTTGGGGACAGCTGACAGGATCTGTGCACCCCAGGCACTGCCATTGGGGACACCTGACAGAGTCTGTGCACCCCAGGCACTGCCACCgagccttggggacacctgaCAGGAGCTGTGCACCCCAGGCACTGCCACTGGGGACACCTGACAGGAGCTGTGCACCCCAGGCATTGCCATTGGGGACACCTGACAGGAGCTGTGCACCCCAGGCACTGCCACTGGGGACACCTGACAGGAGCTGTGCACCCCAGGCATTGCCATTGGGGACACCTGACAGAGGCTGTGCACCCCAGGCACTGCCACTGAGCTTTGGGGATACCTGACAGCCTAAAGGAGGGTTCCacaagagctggagaggggcttgGAGTGGTGGGGCACGAGGGAATGGCCTTAAGCTGAAGGAGTGTGGGTTTGGATTGGATATTAGAtagaaattcctccctgggagcgtggggaggcctggcacagggtgtccagagaagctgtggctgccccatccctggcagtgtccaaggccaggtcggatggggcttggagccacgCGGgatgtggaaggtgtccctgcccgtgggctttactgtccctcctgccccaaACCACTCCTccattctgtgatcctgcaGGACTGACCCACACAACGGCGCAGCCTCCTGCctaccccagcccagcccaaggCAATGCTCGGGGTtagtgcagcagctcctgctgcagctctgctgctgcaaacaCCCCTGAGATCCAGCGAggccccaggagccccagccagcGAGCTGGGAACCCCGGGATGTGCAGCcgggaccccaaacccaccacagCACCCACCTTCGGGAGCTCTGGGTGgcgtggggcagggggagcagggcagggcagcgtGCAGAGGCTGGTACCTTCAGGGGGGCCTGCGTGTCCGAGTCCAGCACGTGGCTGCTGCGCTTGGTGCTGACGCGCTTCCTGCGCCGCCGCAGCACGATGTAGATCTGCACGTACACCAGCAGCGTGACGATGAAGGGCACGTAGAAGGACACGATGGAGGAGTACACCACGAAGGCGGGGTTGCCAATGATGCACTCCTTCTCGTCTGGAAGAGAAAGCCTTGCAGGGTGGGCGCGCCCCGCTGAGGGGGTCGCGGTGCTGGctgccccggggctggagggaggcacGTCACCCCCAAAAACTCCTGCTGATCCCATGCTGTATCCAACCAGCATTCCCAGGAAACTGCTGCCTGAACACCAGTCCTTTTCCCTCCTGCCTCGGGGAAGGTTTCGTCCCACGGCTTTCCCTTTTGTGTGTTTTAATAGAGGGAGGGTTTTGAACTTGTAGTGGACAAATGTTAAGGTAACAGAGATTGGTGTTGTGTGAACTTCTGCATCACCCCAGTCCTGGTGAGTGTGAAaccctgctctggagcagctggagatgAAACAGACCCAGAGCCAGCGTGCAAACAGCGAGGGGTGGCAGTGGGAGAGAACACTTCCCAAATACACCTCAGAACACTTCCAAAATACACCTCAAACCCGATCCCACCTTCATTCCTGGCTATCTGGGAGGACagcaggggcagctgcaggtggCAGAGGGACAGAACATTTCCAGTACACCTCAAACCTGGTCCCACCTTTATTCCTGGTTATTTGGGAGGacagcaggaggcagctgcaggtggcAGGGGGACAGAACACCCCCAACACACCTCAACCCAATCCCACCTTCACTCCTGGCTGCCTGGGAGGACAGCAGGAGGCGGCTGCAGGTGGCAGAGCCCTCACCTGTGTTGTTGAGGCCGAAGAGGAGCGGGCAGGAGATGGCAAAGGAGAGCACCCAGACCACGGCGATCATGACGGTGACCCTGCGCTTGGAGCTGTAGCGGGTGTTGTAGAGCATGGGCATGGCCACGGCCGTGTACCTGCAGGGACACACCCCCAGGCTGCTGTCACCCTGCCACTGCCCGGGCTGTGTGTCCCAGCAGCCACACCAGGAGGGGTGAGCTGGGTCAGCTCAGCATGAAGTTCTCCTCCCACCCTTCCCACCGACACCCCTGCACCATTCCAGAGTAGAAAAAGTGCCAGACCCATGGGACACAGAGCAATTccatctgcagccccaggagcagcgtttc
This genomic window from Passer domesticus isolate bPasDom1 chromosome 23, bPasDom1.hap1, whole genome shotgun sequence contains:
- the DRD2 gene encoding D(2) dopamine receptor isoform X3; protein product: MDPLNLSWYDGDRNWSRALNASEAAQKPHYNYYAVLLALLIFIIVFGNVLVCMAVSRERALQTTTNYLIVSLAVADLLVATLCMPWVVYMEVVGEWRFSRIHCDIFVTLDVMMCTASILNLCAISIDRYTAVAMPMLYNTRYSSKRRVTVMIAVVWVLSFAISCPLLFGLNNTDEKECIIGNPAFVVYSSIVSFYVPFIVTLLVYVQIYIVLRRRRKRVSTKRSSHVLDSDTQAPLKDKCTHPEDVKLCTVIVKSNGSFQVNKRKVAPLSSPGKVEKNGHAKESHHTAKVFEIHSLPNGKTRNLLKAVIRRKLSQQKEKKATQMLAIVLGVFIICWLPFFITHILNMHCDCNIPPAMYSAFTWLGYVNSAVNPIIYTTFNIEFRKAFMKILHC
- the DRD2 gene encoding D(2) dopamine receptor isoform X1, with the translated sequence MDPLNLSWYDGDRNWSRALNASEAAQKPHYNYYAVLLALLIFIIVFGNVLVCMAVSRERALQTTTNYLIVSLAVADLLVATLCMPWVVYMEVVGEWRFSRIHCDIFVTLDVMMCTASILNLCAISIDRYTAVAMPMLYNTRYSSKRRVTVMIAVVWVLSFAISCPLLFGLNNTDEKECIIGNPAFVVYSSIVSFYVPFIVTLLVYVQIYIVLRRRRKRVSTKRSSHVLDSDTQAPLKDKCTHPEDVKLCTVIVKSNGSFQVNKRKVEAESHIEEMEMEMVSSTSPPEKTALKPTAPSNHQLIVPVASNRGNNSTLQAPLSSPGKVEKNGHAKESHHTAKVFEIHSLPNGKTRNLLKAVIRRKLSQQKEKKATQMLAIVLGVFIICWLPFFITHILNMHCDCNIPPAMYSAFTWLGYVNSAVNPIIYTTFNIEFRKAFMKILHC
- the DRD2 gene encoding D(2) dopamine receptor isoform X2, which translates into the protein MDPLNLSWYDGDRNWSRALNASEAAQKPHYNYYAVLLALLIFIIVFGNVLVCMAVSRERALQTTTNYLIVSLAVADLLVATLCMPWVVYMEVVGEWRFSRIHCDIFVTLDVMMCTASILNLCAISIDRYTAVAMPMLYNTRYSSKRRVTVMIAVVWVLSFAISCPLLFGLNNTDEKECIIGNPAFVVYSSIVSFYVPFIVTLLVYVQIYIVLRRRRKRVSTKRSSHVLDSDTQAPLKEAESHIEEMEMEMVSSTSPPEKTALKPTAPSNHQLIVPVASNRGNNSTLQAPLSSPGKVEKNGHAKESHHTAKVFEIHSLPNGKTRNLLKAVIRRKLSQQKEKKATQMLAIVLGVFIICWLPFFITHILNMHCDCNIPPAMYSAFTWLGYVNSAVNPIIYTTFNIEFRKAFMKILHC
- the DRD2 gene encoding D(2) dopamine receptor isoform X4 codes for the protein MDPLNLSWYDGDRNWSRALNASEAAQKPHYNYYAVLLALLIFIIVFGNVLVCMAVSRERALQTTTNYLIVSLAVADLLVATLCMPWVVYMEVVGEWRFSRIHCDIFVTLDVMMCTASILNLCAISIDRYTAVAMPMLYNTRYSSKRRVTVMIAVVWVLSFAISCPLLFGLNNTDEKECIIGNPAFVVYSSIVSFYVPFIVTLLVYVQIYIVLRRRRKRVSTKRSSHVLDSDTQAPLKAPLSSPGKVEKNGHAKESHHTAKVFEIHSLPNGKTRNLLKAVIRRKLSQQKEKKATQMLAIVLGVFIICWLPFFITHILNMHCDCNIPPAMYSAFTWLGYVNSAVNPIIYTTFNIEFRKAFMKILHC